In one window of Desulfuribacillus alkaliarsenatis DNA:
- a CDS encoding DUF2200 domain-containing protein translates to MTKHHIYTMSFAKVYPMYIAKAEKKGRTKAEVDEIIYWLTGYSREELEKQLENQTDFETFFAQAPQLNPSRTMIKGVVCGVRVEDIEEPTMQEIRYLDKLIDELAKGKAMEKILRKR, encoded by the coding sequence ATGACCAAACATCACATCTATACAATGAGTTTCGCAAAAGTCTATCCAATGTATATTGCGAAGGCTGAGAAAAAAGGACGCACGAAGGCAGAAGTTGATGAAATTATCTATTGGTTGACAGGCTATAGTCGGGAAGAGTTGGAAAAGCAACTGGAGAATCAGACAGACTTTGAGACTTTCTTTGCACAAGCTCCTCAGTTAAATCCTTCTCGAACTATGATTAAAGGTGTTGTCTGTGGTGTCCGAGTGGAAGACATCGAAGAGCCAACAATGCAGGAAATTCGCTATCTAGATAAGCTGATTGATGAGTTAGCAAAGGGAAAAGCGATGGAGAAGATTTTGAGAAAACGATAA
- a CDS encoding FAD-binding oxidoreductase yields the protein MFTKLINSFGKDYIDRHLQLLSGAINEIESASTTVEIDYEFSRRDTLYSASCEEDVASLLAEYNLLKQHGFELSFLTKKDIESKYPFSRPAATYGLPIIGIYDEYPNCYFLFGFGDNGTVYSQLLSKIIVEDIVEGSSPDIVLYLQDRPLLAKKFKMQPYLSQVFG from the coding sequence ATGTTTACAAAATTGATCAATAGTTTTGGGAAAGATTATATCGATCGACATTTGCAGTTACTTAGTGGAGCCATTAATGAAATCGAGTCAGCCTCAACGACCGTAGAAATCGATTACGAATTCTCTCGACGGGATACTCTCTATTCCGCTAGCTGTGAAGAGGATGTCGCAAGCTTACTAGCAGAGTATAATTTATTAAAGCAACATGGCTTTGAACTATCTTTTTTAACTAAAAAAGACATCGAGTCTAAATATCCATTTAGTAGACCTGCAGCAACCTATGGGCTTCCTATCATCGGTATTTACGATGAATATCCTAATTGTTATTTCCTGTTTGGATTTGGCGACAACGGGACTGTATATAGCCAACTGCTGTCAAAAATAATTGTTGAGGATATAGTCGAGGGTAGCAGTCCTGACATAGTTCTGTATTTGCAGGACCGCCCATTACTTGCGAAAAAATTTAAGATGCAACCTTATTTGAGCCAAGTGTTTGGATAA
- a CDS encoding ATP-dependent DNA helicase — MSVRMKVPFAYRGKEDFPTELANWIGDVFYDILPDHGYEVREEQIYTAFQIADAVSNKKVHLAEAGLGTGKTYAYLLSAIAYARFSGKPAVIVSASAALQEQLAGPNGDIFTLSNALELDVDVRMAKDQRQYICDERFNDSKNIIVDNKYSNEINQWIAKTKTGERTEIPSIPDRVWKQIAWDENVACDTCSSSGFCKLVKAREKYRPARDLIIADRGIFFEDLWTRDDRIADGKLPLLPNYSLVIFDEGHKVILPAAMMAGQQINKEVIDNIIYSLEQIQGARDSLISTVVALENVSIDFFEALNSCVVEDDLSHRLPIKVDNKLLKAAGAFHKLLDRLLMELQVELELYTESLTIRMLQTYENQIEKAMMALDWFGENDSRDVITWVDQLDESFWVVPRNLSELLDIHLFQKKIPVVFTSATLSNEGDFSYFSRTLGLKNPSSSTVGSSFNLKEQVVVYLSDAMSETSEDVRFTRGIEQLVSLLKQNGGRALVLTNSIKEVRKIRKALKCYELPFEVFWEDKGERGYIVRKFREEVSSVLIGANLWEGIDVPGESLSLVVVWQLPFPSLDPLVEAQRKDAVEEGLNPLISVDYPEMGLKLKQGCGRLIRTKDDRGSIVIMEPVIGTPWEKVVLGALPPGAKIEKLSGI, encoded by the coding sequence TTGTCTGTAAGAATGAAAGTACCTTTTGCATATCGGGGCAAAGAAGATTTTCCAACTGAATTGGCCAATTGGATTGGGGATGTTTTTTATGATATTCTCCCAGACCACGGATACGAAGTGCGTGAAGAACAGATATATACTGCTTTTCAAATTGCAGATGCAGTTAGTAATAAAAAAGTTCACTTAGCGGAAGCTGGACTAGGCACAGGGAAGACATACGCTTACTTACTATCAGCAATAGCCTATGCTCGTTTTAGCGGAAAACCGGCAGTTATTGTAAGTGCTTCAGCAGCTCTTCAAGAACAACTGGCAGGACCAAATGGTGATATTTTTACACTTTCAAACGCACTAGAGTTAGATGTTGATGTGCGAATGGCAAAAGACCAACGTCAATATATTTGTGATGAGCGATTTAATGACTCTAAAAATATTATTGTAGATAATAAGTACTCTAATGAGATTAACCAATGGATAGCGAAAACAAAAACTGGTGAACGTACAGAGATACCTTCTATACCTGACCGAGTTTGGAAGCAGATCGCATGGGATGAAAATGTAGCGTGTGACACGTGCTCTAGCAGCGGGTTTTGCAAGCTTGTAAAGGCTAGAGAAAAATATCGGCCAGCTAGGGATTTGATTATTGCTGACCGTGGGATCTTCTTTGAAGATTTATGGACTCGAGACGATCGTATTGCAGATGGCAAATTACCGCTACTCCCCAATTATTCTTTAGTTATTTTTGATGAGGGGCATAAAGTTATACTTCCTGCAGCGATGATGGCAGGACAACAAATTAATAAAGAAGTAATCGATAATATTATCTATTCGTTAGAACAAATACAGGGAGCAAGAGATTCTTTAATTTCGACTGTAGTTGCTTTAGAGAATGTTTCAATAGATTTTTTCGAAGCACTTAATAGCTGTGTAGTTGAAGATGACCTTTCACATCGTTTGCCAATTAAAGTAGACAATAAACTGCTTAAAGCAGCAGGTGCTTTCCATAAGCTATTAGATCGATTGCTAATGGAGCTACAAGTTGAACTAGAACTATATACAGAATCACTAACAATAAGGATGTTGCAAACATATGAAAATCAAATAGAAAAGGCAATGATGGCATTAGATTGGTTTGGCGAAAATGATAGTAGAGATGTAATCACATGGGTAGATCAACTTGATGAAAGTTTTTGGGTAGTTCCCCGTAATTTAAGTGAGTTGCTAGATATACACTTGTTTCAAAAGAAAATACCTGTAGTATTTACTTCGGCAACTTTAAGTAATGAAGGGGATTTTAGTTACTTTTCACGTACACTTGGTTTGAAAAATCCATCAAGTTCAACTGTTGGAAGCTCGTTTAACCTCAAAGAACAGGTTGTTGTCTATTTATCTGATGCAATGTCAGAGACCTCTGAAGATGTTAGGTTTACTCGTGGCATAGAACAGTTAGTATCTTTGCTGAAACAAAATGGAGGACGAGCCTTAGTACTAACCAATTCCATAAAAGAAGTTCGGAAAATTAGGAAAGCATTAAAGTGTTATGAGTTGCCTTTTGAAGTTTTTTGGGAGGATAAAGGAGAACGGGGATACATAGTTCGAAAATTTCGAGAGGAAGTATCATCAGTACTGATTGGTGCTAACTTGTGGGAAGGAATAGACGTACCTGGTGAATCATTATCTTTAGTCGTAGTATGGCAGCTCCCATTTCCGTCATTAGATCCTTTGGTTGAGGCTCAACGTAAAGATGCAGTAGAAGAAGGATTGAATCCACTGATTTCAGTAGACTATCCTGAAATGGGGCTTAAACTTAAACAAGGCTGCGGCAGACTTATTAGAACAAAGGATGATCGAGGTTCAATAGTTATTATGGAACCAGTTATCGGAACACCATGGGAAAAAGTTGTTCTAGGTGCTTTACCCCCAGGAGCTAAAATTGAAAAATTAAGTGGTATTTAA
- a CDS encoding methyl-accepting chemotaxis protein — MIQFIKGNKAEEKLVIKEKDTRIKELLDQMTLIIVEINQIVNSTIESTEEMGETARNQSTAMAELLATIKEFTKGTEEITTSIMKLSDNIASTSEKSEIVRSKTTHMVNISQQGQKSMENTDNYVSVVMKSIAQLSESMKEVDASTAEIKSIIQVIENIARQTNLLALNASIEAARAGEYGKGFSVVAQEIRKLAEDVTKATQNIEKLILDVEVTTKKALNDTVSNKQSMQHVQTSVKETDTVFEEMIISINEVQQQLNVIVNEIKSVNEFTHDIASITEEQLAGSEEILAASESVDVMALRTLDNSKMVSDNAERLSKQSNNAATHIVTQMKNIAGTSGEYGYIFYKHNVEGVFEYVTKSVEGVLGYTVQEFMKNFEDFITDNPINAKGLEHTELSIKGVQQPKYNLELLKKDDTKCMAEITEFPVFDDKGKVIAIEGLVQVKT; from the coding sequence ATGATACAGTTTATTAAGGGAAATAAAGCCGAAGAAAAACTAGTGATAAAGGAAAAAGATACTAGGATTAAAGAATTATTAGATCAAATGACACTAATAATAGTAGAAATCAATCAAATAGTAAATTCCACAATAGAATCTACGGAAGAAATGGGTGAAACTGCTCGAAATCAATCTACAGCTATGGCGGAATTGCTAGCTACGATAAAGGAATTTACTAAAGGAACTGAAGAAATTACTACTAGTATAATGAAGCTCTCTGATAATATAGCTAGCACTTCAGAAAAAAGTGAGATTGTTAGAAGTAAAACAACTCATATGGTAAATATATCTCAACAAGGTCAAAAATCAATGGAAAATACGGATAACTATGTTAGCGTTGTTATGAAATCAATTGCTCAGCTATCAGAATCTATGAAAGAGGTGGATGCCTCTACAGCAGAGATTAAGAGTATAATACAAGTAATAGAAAACATAGCAAGGCAAACAAACTTACTAGCCTTAAACGCGTCAATTGAAGCAGCAAGAGCAGGAGAATATGGAAAAGGTTTTTCGGTAGTAGCTCAAGAAATTAGAAAATTAGCTGAAGATGTTACAAAAGCGACACAAAATATAGAAAAGTTAATACTAGATGTAGAAGTTACTACAAAAAAAGCATTAAATGATACAGTATCAAACAAACAAAGTATGCAGCACGTTCAAACATCGGTAAAGGAAACAGATACTGTTTTTGAAGAGATGATAATTTCTATAAATGAAGTGCAACAACAACTGAATGTAATTGTAAATGAAATAAAATCAGTTAATGAATTTACACATGATATTGCTAGTATTACAGAAGAACAGTTGGCAGGATCGGAAGAGATTTTAGCAGCATCAGAAAGTGTTGACGTTATGGCGTTAAGAACTCTGGATAACAGTAAGATGGTTTCAGATAACGCCGAACGTTTGTCTAAACAATCAAACAATGCTGCAACGCATATAGTAACTCAAATGAAAAATATTGCTGGTACTAGCGGTGAATATGGGTACATTTTCTACAAACATAATGTTGAAGGAGTTTTTGAATACGTAACAAAATCTGTTGAAGGTGTACTTGGTTATACTGTTCAAGAATTCATGAAGAATTTTGAAGATTTTATAACCGATAATCCAATTAATGCGAAAGGCCTGGAACATACGGAGCTATCAATAAAGGGCGTCCAACAACCTAAATATAATTTAGAACTGCTTAAGAAAGATGATACAAAGTGCATGGCGGAAATAACAGAGTTTCCCGTATTTGATGATAAAGGAAAAGTAATTGCAATAGAAGGTCTTGTACAGGTGAAAACTTAA
- a CDS encoding coenzyme F420-0:L-glutamate ligase gives MDRVVGTVVRGLRGPIINRGDNIEQIVVDTVLNAAKIEGFSIDDRDIVTITESVVARAQENYATIDDISDDIKSKFADDTIGVIFPILSRNRFATCLRGIARGAKSITLMLSYPSDEVGNHLVDIDELDIKGVNPWTDVLTEAEFREHFGYKKHTFTGVDYIEYYKSLIEAEGATCQIIFSNNPKTILDYTKSVLACDIHTRFRTKRVLNANGAEKVFDLADILSESINGCGCNYAYGLLGSNKATEDSVKLFPNDCQPLVDNIQAKIKKATGKTVEVMIYGDGAFKDPVGKIWELADPVVSPGYTAGLDGTPNEVKLKYLADNNFSHLRGDELKQAISAYIGNKEDDLVGKMEAQGTTPRKLTDLIGSLSDLTSGSGDKGTPMIYIKGYFDNYTK, from the coding sequence TTGGACAGAGTAGTTGGAACAGTGGTACGCGGCCTCCGCGGACCCATAATTAACAGAGGAGATAACATTGAGCAAATAGTAGTTGATACAGTTTTAAATGCAGCCAAAATCGAAGGCTTTTCTATTGATGACCGTGATATTGTAACTATTACTGAATCAGTTGTAGCCCGTGCACAAGAAAACTATGCGACGATTGACGACATTTCAGATGATATTAAATCCAAGTTTGCAGATGATACTATAGGTGTGATTTTCCCGATTCTAAGTCGTAACCGATTTGCAACCTGTCTACGAGGTATTGCTAGAGGGGCAAAGAGTATAACCTTAATGCTCAGCTATCCATCTGATGAAGTAGGTAATCACCTAGTTGACATCGATGAGTTAGATATAAAAGGTGTAAACCCATGGACTGATGTTTTAACAGAAGCTGAATTTCGTGAGCATTTTGGTTATAAAAAACACACTTTCACTGGTGTGGACTATATCGAATATTATAAAAGCTTAATTGAAGCTGAAGGCGCCACCTGCCAAATCATCTTCTCAAATAATCCGAAAACAATACTTGATTATACGAAAAGCGTGTTAGCCTGTGATATTCACACACGCTTTAGAACAAAACGAGTTTTAAATGCTAATGGTGCTGAGAAAGTATTTGACCTTGCAGATATTCTTTCCGAATCAATCAACGGCTGTGGCTGTAATTATGCATATGGTTTGCTCGGTTCAAATAAAGCAACAGAGGATAGTGTAAAACTATTCCCAAATGACTGTCAGCCTTTAGTTGATAATATTCAAGCCAAAATCAAAAAAGCAACTGGTAAAACAGTTGAAGTCATGATTTATGGAGACGGTGCATTTAAAGATCCTGTCGGAAAGATATGGGAGCTGGCTGATCCTGTGGTATCACCTGGCTACACTGCAGGCCTTGACGGAACTCCCAATGAAGTAAAACTAAAGTATTTAGCAGATAATAACTTCTCTCACCTTCGTGGAGACGAGCTAAAACAAGCAATTTCTGCTTATATTGGCAACAAAGAGGATGATTTAGTCGGGAAAATGGAAGCCCAGGGTACCACACCTCGTAAATTAACTGATTTAATTGGCTCTTTATCTGATTTAACATCAGGTAGTGGAGATAAAGGTACTCCGATGATTTATATTAAAGGATATTTTGATAATTATACTAAGTAG
- a CDS encoding ion transporter yields the protein METEKSTQVDSNSSNPNLKNRIRELVENEVFQKIVIAIIVLNGLIIITETYLTGNRFLLYLDRIIVWIFVVELVVKVYGLGVKRYAKNGWNVFDFFVVSGSIIFYTTPFISALRLLRVLRLLRMIPAIPALRKIIDALLKSLPALGGIVGLSALIFSIYAIIGTTYFKNILPYEFFGSFHTSLFTLMQVVTFESWASQVARPVINEIPWAWMYFVSFIVIGGLVILNLVIAVILSYLGQEDEANREIHMERLYKENLELRNDIKEIKQILLNNNKRNM from the coding sequence ATGGAGACAGAGAAATCTACACAAGTAGATAGCAATAGTAGTAATCCTAATCTTAAAAATAGAATAAGAGAGTTAGTTGAAAACGAAGTATTTCAAAAAATAGTAATAGCAATAATAGTGCTTAATGGGCTGATTATTATTACCGAGACATATTTAACGGGGAATCGATTCCTACTCTATTTAGATCGAATCATTGTCTGGATATTTGTAGTCGAGCTAGTAGTTAAAGTATATGGTCTCGGAGTTAAAAGGTATGCGAAAAACGGCTGGAATGTCTTTGATTTCTTCGTTGTATCAGGAAGTATAATTTTTTACACAACTCCGTTCATCAGTGCGCTCCGACTATTAAGGGTGCTACGCTTATTAAGAATGATACCTGCAATACCTGCACTACGTAAAATCATTGACGCTTTGCTTAAGTCCCTGCCAGCATTAGGCGGAATTGTAGGGTTGTCGGCATTAATTTTCTCGATTTATGCAATTATTGGCACAACATATTTTAAGAATATTTTACCGTATGAGTTTTTTGGTAGCTTTCATACATCGCTCTTTACGTTGATGCAAGTTGTAACCTTCGAATCATGGGCTAGCCAGGTCGCTAGACCAGTTATTAACGAGATACCTTGGGCATGGATGTACTTCGTATCATTTATTGTTATTGGAGGACTCGTTATTTTGAATCTTGTAATAGCTGTTATTCTTAGCTACTTAGGTCAGGAAGATGAGGCTAATCGTGAGATTCATATGGAGCGGCTCTATAAAGAGAACCTGGAACTTAGGAATGATATCAAAGAAATAAAACAAATACTTTTGAATAACAACAAGCGCAATATGTAA
- a CDS encoding glycerophosphoryl diester phosphodiesterase membrane domain-containing protein, whose product MLSLLASSYKDFKYTYKKYIVFEFIYLLLTSFLFVPLIAYIFNRALIAMGSSSLLNSDVFKIVLSIEGVIGLLVIGLIAVTVIFIEFGVLIVIANQQYLKKSVSIIEAVITTVKYIPKILRISVLQLILFLVILIPFIDLSLSPTLMEGIEMPAFLMDQIVDSYLLLSLYVVGFILIIYFFIRWLFTLHFIIIENKSTVDAIKASHKLTRSNKTRILFALLALNVIISALGILLIAVLSFAPSLIGVIDRNYFIENYLITLSSFLTFILALLLTPINIIVITRLFYQAKTINQAPMIYSSVQTYESTRLANMEERMFRFFGKRKQLLIFIVIFNLVGTFVLNYHVSSDVINLGRSVEIAAHRGDPINAPENSISSIRAALDQDVDFVEIDVQITRDGVVVLHHDYTLTRVAGVPYRVADLTYEQLTRLEVGSWFSQEFSGEKIPTLEEAILEVKGKAKLIVDVKPYGPNRALAEGIVEQIERHNMVGEAYVQSFQYEVLQHVRSLNQDIIVGQIMFFAIGNLSALDVDYYAIEQSMLSNQFVKNARRDGRDIWVWTVNHEQDIKEVLRYDIDGIITDYPERVRALIEPNI is encoded by the coding sequence ATGCTAAGTTTGCTGGCTAGTAGCTATAAGGACTTTAAATATACATATAAAAAATATATAGTTTTTGAATTTATATACTTACTATTAACGAGTTTTTTGTTTGTTCCATTAATAGCATATATCTTTAATAGAGCATTAATAGCTATGGGTTCAAGCTCACTGTTAAACAGTGATGTTTTCAAAATAGTATTAAGTATTGAAGGCGTTATAGGGTTGCTTGTGATAGGGTTGATAGCAGTAACTGTAATATTTATAGAGTTTGGTGTATTGATTGTAATTGCCAATCAGCAATATCTTAAAAAGAGCGTATCTATTATTGAAGCAGTTATCACTACTGTTAAATACATTCCTAAAATTCTAAGGATTAGTGTTTTACAATTGATACTGTTCTTAGTAATCTTAATCCCTTTTATAGATTTGTCACTCTCTCCTACGCTAATGGAAGGTATAGAAATGCCAGCATTTTTAATGGATCAAATTGTAGACTCCTATCTGTTATTGTCCTTATATGTTGTTGGGTTTATACTTATAATCTACTTTTTCATAAGGTGGCTCTTTACGCTGCACTTCATCATTATTGAGAACAAATCAACTGTTGATGCAATAAAAGCCAGCCATAAGCTAACTCGTAGCAATAAAACACGAATCCTATTTGCGCTATTGGCATTAAACGTCATTATTTCTGCTCTGGGTATATTATTAATAGCTGTATTAAGTTTCGCGCCATCTCTAATAGGGGTGATTGATAGGAACTATTTTATAGAGAACTACTTAATTACCCTATCGAGTTTTTTAACATTTATCCTTGCGCTCTTGCTGACGCCAATCAACATTATTGTAATTACGAGACTCTTCTATCAAGCTAAAACGATTAATCAAGCACCTATGATTTATAGCAGCGTGCAAACATACGAGAGTACTAGACTTGCAAATATGGAAGAAAGAATGTTCAGGTTCTTCGGCAAGAGGAAGCAACTGCTCATATTCATTGTTATCTTTAATTTAGTAGGAACCTTTGTGTTGAATTATCATGTCAGTAGCGACGTTATAAACTTAGGAAGAAGCGTGGAGATAGCGGCCCATAGGGGAGACCCTATTAATGCACCAGAGAATTCAATTAGTAGTATCCGAGCGGCTCTAGATCAAGATGTAGATTTTGTTGAAATTGACGTGCAGATTACGAGAGATGGAGTTGTCGTATTGCACCATGATTATACCCTCACAAGGGTAGCTGGAGTTCCGTATCGGGTAGCTGATTTGACATATGAACAGCTAACCAGATTAGAGGTTGGAAGCTGGTTTTCACAAGAATTCTCTGGGGAGAAGATACCGACCTTAGAAGAAGCAATTTTAGAGGTTAAGGGAAAAGCGAAGCTCATAGTAGATGTAAAACCTTATGGTCCCAACAGAGCATTAGCAGAAGGGATTGTTGAACAAATTGAGCGACATAACATGGTAGGGGAAGCCTATGTTCAATCATTTCAATATGAGGTATTGCAGCATGTGAGAAGCCTAAATCAAGATATTATAGTGGGGCAAATTATGTTTTTTGCAATAGGAAATTTGTCAGCCCTAGACGTCGACTACTATGCTATAGAACAAAGTATGCTGTCAAATCAATTTGTCAAAAATGCCCGTAGGGATGGCAGAGATATATGGGTGTGGACTGTCAACCACGAACAAGACATTAAAGAAGTACTTAGATATGACATAGATGGGATTATAACTGATTATCCAGAGCGAGTTAGAGCACTAATCGAACCTAATATATAA
- a CDS encoding aspartate aminotransferase family protein codes for MDKCNDIVEKDKLVYSSAGRMPYYPLVIAKGQGALVEDVDGNQYIDMLASAAALNTGHAHPHIVAEITQQAQKFIHYTPAYMFHEPLVELAQELIDITPGSFEKRVVFGLSGSDAIDGMIKHARAYTGRSIIISFVGAYHGATYGSLSLSAISLNMRRKIGPIVPDMHHINYPNCYRCKYNLDNTTCDLECFKELEEALSNYIPIDNVAAILIEPIAGDSGVNEPPQRYLDKLYNLCKENGVLFAVDEIQQGFGRTGKWFSIEHFGIEPDIIVMGKAIASGMPMSAIVAREEIMHSLEAPAHLFTTMGNPVCCKAALATINVIKNEELIKQAEELGAYMKKRFEQMREKYEIIGDVRGKGMSVGVDLVKNRNTKEPNKEAAAKICYRSWEKGVIIAFIAGGVLRIQPPLVITKEQIDTALDGIEASIQEYIAGSIPDDVLNVAKGWTN; via the coding sequence ATTGATAAATGTAATGATATAGTTGAGAAGGACAAGCTAGTATATTCGTCGGCAGGTAGAATGCCGTACTATCCGTTAGTAATAGCTAAGGGGCAGGGTGCTTTAGTAGAGGATGTAGATGGTAATCAATATATAGACATGTTAGCCAGCGCTGCAGCTTTAAACACGGGCCACGCCCATCCTCATATAGTTGCTGAAATCACTCAACAAGCACAGAAGTTCATACACTATACACCTGCATATATGTTTCACGAGCCATTAGTTGAGCTCGCTCAAGAGCTAATAGATATAACGCCAGGCAGTTTTGAAAAAAGGGTCGTGTTTGGCCTTTCTGGATCAGACGCCATTGACGGTATGATTAAACACGCAAGGGCTTATACGGGTAGAAGTATTATTATATCGTTCGTAGGCGCTTACCACGGTGCAACCTATGGGTCGTTGTCGCTTTCAGCTATAAGCCTAAATATGCGTAGGAAAATAGGGCCGATTGTTCCAGATATGCATCACATTAATTATCCTAATTGTTATCGATGCAAATATAATCTTGATAATACCACCTGTGACCTAGAGTGTTTTAAAGAACTAGAGGAAGCATTGAGTAATTATATACCTATAGATAACGTGGCAGCAATATTGATAGAACCTATTGCTGGAGATAGCGGAGTTAATGAGCCTCCACAAAGGTATTTAGACAAGCTATATAATCTATGCAAAGAAAATGGAGTGCTATTTGCTGTAGATGAAATACAACAAGGTTTCGGAAGGACTGGAAAGTGGTTCAGTATCGAACACTTTGGCATAGAGCCAGATATTATTGTAATGGGTAAAGCGATAGCATCGGGAATGCCAATGAGTGCGATTGTTGCGAGGGAAGAGATTATGCATTCTTTAGAAGCCCCTGCGCATTTATTTACAACTATGGGCAATCCAGTTTGTTGCAAGGCGGCATTGGCAACTATAAATGTAATCAAAAATGAAGAGTTAATTAAGCAGGCTGAAGAGTTAGGGGCGTATATGAAAAAGCGCTTTGAACAAATGCGAGAAAAGTATGAAATAATAGGAGATGTGCGTGGCAAAGGCATGTCTGTTGGTGTTGATCTAGTAAAGAACAGAAATACTAAAGAGCCAAACAAAGAAGCAGCAGCTAAAATATGTTATCGAAGCTGGGAGAAAGGTGTAATCATTGCGTTTATTGCTGGTGGAGTTTTACGAATTCAACCTCCACTAGTAATAACGAAAGAACAAATAGACACTGCCCTAGATGGTATTGAAGCATCGATTCAAGAATATATTGCAGGAAGTATACCTGATGATGTGCTTAATGTAGCGAAAGGTTGGACAAACTAA